From one Streptomyces sp. NBC_01478 genomic stretch:
- a CDS encoding molybdopterin-dependent oxidoreductase: MNPEQPETGPKPEGADKAEGRPIGRRVLLGTLGLGALGVVTAPALQNGMEGFLGAVSGKDPTGLTGLLPNGGGFRYYSVTASVPSKNAQNYRLTVDGLVDKPTSYTLADLRALPQTRLVKDVQCVTGWRVPGTPFEGVRLSRLLDAAGVRAKAGAVRFTCFDGAYTESLTLDQARRSDILVALRMQDKDLGHDHGGPVRLYVAPMYFYKSAKWLSGITVTEHVKPGYWEDRGYDVDAWVGKSNGRDDDPTS, translated from the coding sequence GTGAACCCTGAACAACCCGAGACCGGGCCCAAGCCCGAGGGTGCGGATAAGGCGGAGGGGCGGCCGATCGGCCGGCGTGTCCTCCTCGGCACGCTCGGCCTGGGCGCCCTCGGCGTCGTCACCGCGCCCGCCCTGCAGAACGGCATGGAGGGCTTCCTCGGCGCCGTCTCCGGCAAGGACCCCACGGGACTGACCGGACTGCTCCCGAACGGCGGCGGCTTCCGCTACTACTCGGTCACCGCGTCCGTGCCGAGCAAGAACGCCCAGAACTACCGGCTGACCGTCGACGGCCTGGTCGACAAGCCGACGTCCTACACCCTGGCCGACCTGCGCGCGCTGCCGCAGACCCGGCTGGTCAAGGACGTCCAGTGCGTCACCGGCTGGCGGGTCCCCGGGACCCCCTTCGAGGGGGTGCGCCTGTCCCGGCTCCTGGACGCCGCGGGAGTGCGCGCCAAGGCCGGGGCGGTGCGCTTCACCTGCTTCGACGGCGCCTACACGGAGAGCCTCACCCTCGACCAGGCCCGGCGCTCGGACATCCTGGTCGCGCTGCGCATGCAGGACAAGGACCTCGGCCACGACCACGGCGGCCCGGTCCGCCTCTACGTCGCCCCCATGTACTTCTACAAGTCCGCGAAGTGGCTCTCCGGCATCACGGTCACCGAACATGTGAAGCCCGGCTACTGGGAGGACCGGGGCTACGACGTCGACGCCTGGGTCGGCAAGTCGAACGGACGCGACGATGACCCTACGAGCTGA
- a CDS encoding cytochrome b/b6 domain-containing protein yields the protein MTLRAEAQPPQTEPSARVRRFGGTERWVHRTTAALMGICVATAACLYIPEFAELVGRRELVVRIHELAGVALPVPVLIGLFSRGFRINLGFLNRFGPHDRVWLRGALMRDKRRSARPAGKFNAGQKIYANWIAGATLVMLGTGLMMWFTHLTPIMWRTSATFVHDWLALTIGIVLGGHIGMALGDPEARAGLRTGSVSREWAKREHPLWKP from the coding sequence ATGACCCTACGAGCTGAAGCCCAGCCCCCGCAGACGGAGCCGTCGGCCCGCGTCCGCCGCTTCGGCGGCACCGAACGCTGGGTGCACCGGACGACGGCCGCGCTGATGGGCATCTGCGTCGCCACGGCCGCCTGCCTGTACATCCCGGAGTTCGCGGAACTCGTCGGCCGCCGTGAACTCGTCGTCCGTATCCACGAGTTGGCCGGAGTGGCGCTCCCCGTCCCCGTCCTCATCGGCCTGTTCTCCCGAGGCTTCCGCATCAACCTCGGCTTCCTCAACCGCTTCGGCCCGCACGACCGCGTCTGGCTGCGCGGCGCCCTGATGCGCGACAAACGCCGATCGGCCCGCCCGGCGGGCAAGTTCAACGCCGGCCAGAAGATCTACGCCAACTGGATCGCCGGCGCGACCCTGGTGATGCTCGGCACGGGCCTGATGATGTGGTTCACCCACCTCACCCCGATCATGTGGCGCACCAGCGCGACCTTCGTCCACGACTGGCTCGCCCTGACGATCGGCATCGTGCTGGGCGGCCACATCGGGATGGCGCTGGGGGATCCGGAGGCGCGGGCGGGGTTGCGCACGGGGTCGGTGAGCAGGGAGTGGGCGAAGCGGGAGCATCCACTGTGGAAGCCGTAG